From a single Verrucomicrobiota bacterium JB022 genomic region:
- a CDS encoding polysaccharide biosynthesis tyrosine autokinase, translating to MVANDFDLFEDKAKGGSSSGPTDWQDQIRHYWQLAKLLLKRYWWLPLVMLVLGAGWRGWQAKNDQPTYRWAAKIMLSGFVAQQLNTGVQEQFSYWFGNQKAFLESSDVRKAARERVAAFHPDLEASGVGINPVQIPDTSIIQILASGQDRQYTQYYLDALLEEYINWRQQMKGETSERALLAITEQLDDVERRIQQAEDAVVEFRKQNNLIFIQEQGDSAGSNLAALERRRSELRTQMRLIQSLGLDMQLQNPQSMGLDRALISTAATESYQEAKRSLAQMKAERDQFARYLKPRHPKMIALADEINRTQELMEIYRQQAEQQVGERKEELQVQLDNLNIIISEQEGVALENSRLSAEFDRLQANLARFRSQHESLLRSLQTIESGQDISPEIVSVLERPIYMGETRMNFQRSLIEGAMLGFVLGALLVGGLGLIDNRVISAEDLRNRFDTPVLGLIPTESQRKDGRVEILQAADTRHLFAEACRTLRSSLFFMGTDEDRPEVILVTSSVPEEGKSTVAMNLAAAISLTASRVLLIDADLRRGQIAPTLQMPRAPGLAEVLQGQISLKDAVRTIGSESLHFLASGEYPQRPGELLLSRRMDEVLAEAREAYDYVVIDSAPILATDDTTSLAQRVDVALFVVRTNYSQVRQIKGSLERLRLRGTKIGGFVLNYVDVRGGDYYYYKKYNDYYAPPSSGAGA from the coding sequence ATGGTAGCCAACGATTTCGACCTGTTTGAAGACAAGGCCAAGGGCGGCAGTAGCAGCGGCCCCACCGATTGGCAAGACCAGATCCGCCACTACTGGCAACTGGCCAAGCTGTTGCTCAAGCGCTACTGGTGGCTGCCGCTCGTGATGCTGGTCCTCGGCGCTGGCTGGCGCGGATGGCAGGCCAAGAACGATCAGCCTACCTACCGTTGGGCGGCCAAGATCATGCTCAGCGGCTTTGTCGCCCAGCAGCTCAATACCGGTGTGCAGGAGCAGTTCAGCTACTGGTTCGGCAATCAAAAGGCCTTTCTTGAAAGCTCCGACGTGCGCAAGGCTGCCCGCGAGCGAGTCGCGGCCTTCCATCCCGACCTTGAAGCCAGCGGCGTAGGCATCAACCCCGTTCAAATCCCCGACACCTCGATCATCCAGATCCTGGCTTCGGGGCAGGACCGCCAATACACCCAGTATTACCTCGATGCCCTGCTGGAGGAATACATCAACTGGCGCCAACAGATGAAGGGCGAGACGAGCGAACGCGCCTTGCTGGCCATCACCGAACAGCTCGACGATGTGGAGCGCAGGATCCAGCAAGCCGAAGATGCCGTCGTGGAATTTCGCAAGCAGAACAACCTGATCTTTATCCAGGAGCAGGGCGACTCCGCCGGGTCCAACCTCGCGGCGCTGGAGCGTCGCCGCTCCGAGCTGCGCACCCAGATGCGGCTCATCCAGTCGCTCGGGCTCGACATGCAGCTGCAGAACCCCCAGTCGATGGGGCTAGACCGTGCGCTCATCAGCACGGCGGCCACCGAATCTTATCAGGAGGCCAAGCGCTCGCTGGCCCAGATGAAGGCCGAGCGCGACCAGTTTGCCCGCTACCTGAAGCCGAGGCACCCGAAGATGATCGCTTTGGCCGACGAGATCAACCGGACGCAGGAGCTGATGGAGATCTATCGCCAACAGGCCGAGCAACAAGTCGGCGAGCGCAAGGAAGAGCTGCAGGTGCAGCTCGACAACCTCAACATCATCATTTCCGAACAGGAGGGCGTGGCGCTGGAAAACAGCCGCCTTTCCGCCGAGTTCGACCGTTTGCAGGCCAACCTCGCGCGCTTTCGCTCGCAGCACGAAAGCCTGTTGCGCTCGCTGCAGACGATCGAGAGCGGGCAGGACATTTCGCCCGAAATCGTCTCGGTGCTCGAGCGTCCGATTTACATGGGCGAGACGCGGATGAACTTTCAGCGCAGCCTGATCGAGGGCGCCATGCTGGGCTTTGTCCTTGGCGCGCTCCTGGTCGGTGGGCTGGGGCTGATCGACAACCGCGTGATTTCGGCCGAAGACCTGCGCAACCGCTTCGATACGCCCGTGCTGGGCCTCATCCCGACGGAGAGCCAGCGCAAGGATGGCCGCGTCGAGATCTTGCAAGCGGCCGACACCCGTCACCTCTTTGCCGAAGCCTGCCGCACCCTGCGCTCGTCGCTCTTCTTCATGGGCACCGATGAAGACCGCCCTGAAGTCATCCTCGTGACCAGTTCGGTGCCGGAAGAGGGCAAGTCGACCGTGGCGATGAACCTTGCGGCTGCCATCTCGCTTACGGCCTCGCGCGTGCTGTTGATCGACGCCGACCTGCGCCGTGGCCAAATTGCTCCCACGCTGCAGATGCCGCGTGCGCCGGGCCTGGCGGAGGTGCTGCAAGGGCAGATTTCGCTCAAGGACGCCGTCCGCACCATTGGCTCCGAGAGTCTGCATTTTCTGGCTTCGGGCGAGTATCCCCAGCGCCCGGGTGAGCTGCTCCTGAGCCGCCGGATGGATGAGGTGCTGGCCGAGGCCCGCGAAGCCTACGACTACGTGGTGATCGATTCGGCCCCGATCCTCGCGACCGACGATACGACGAGCCTGGCCCAGCGGGTCGACGTGGCGCTCTTTGTGGTGCGCACCAATTACTCGCAGGTGCGCCAGATCAAGGGTTCGCTGGAGCGCCTGCGCCTGCGCGGCACCAAGATCGGGGGCTTTGTGCTCAACTATGTCGACGTCCGCGGCGGCGACTACTATTACTACAAGAAGTATAATGATTACTACGCCCCGCCGTCTTCTGGCGCTGGAGCCTGA